The proteins below are encoded in one region of Alphaproteobacteria bacterium:
- a CDS encoding TorF family putative porin, producing MRLKALVFLTICLIPTYTNAAVEAGSSFIGKSDSVKKESTNKYFDLYGNVGFFTNYSYRGISESLNTGVIQGELKISQERDEGFYAGLWGSNIDAATAPNGSSLELSPYVGYAHQFNKDLSVNFRVQGLYYPGCYASNEHRDTFNMLEFVPAFAYKWFSMFVAVQPTNVTGLTPFLANDIAERDPTRGRENPPNTKWSYYTEASLTIPVPCTEERLKFKLTAGYWKIRNYSFLSYARYMAGVTYLTPKSFGELLLSANAETTSAKDLFWTNTNEAGKQFRLGKNKFWVGIAKEF from the coding sequence ATGCGTCTAAAGGCCCTTGTGTTTTTGACTATATGTTTAATTCCGACTTATACGAATGCTGCCGTTGAAGCTGGGAGTAGCTTTATCGGAAAGTCGGATTCAGTTAAAAAGGAATCTACCAACAAATATTTTGATCTTTATGGGAATGTCGGATTCTTTACAAATTACTCCTATCGTGGGATATCAGAGTCCTTAAACACAGGGGTGATTCAAGGCGAATTGAAGATCAGCCAAGAAAGAGATGAAGGTTTTTATGCGGGGCTATGGGGGTCAAACATTGATGCAGCGACCGCACCCAATGGATCGAGCTTGGAATTAAGCCCATATGTTGGGTATGCGCATCAATTTAATAAAGATTTATCAGTGAACTTTAGGGTTCAAGGTCTCTACTATCCTGGATGTTATGCGAGCAATGAGCACAGAGATACATTTAATATGTTGGAATTTGTTCCCGCATTTGCCTACAAATGGTTTTCGATGTTTGTGGCAGTACAACCAACAAACGTTACCGGTTTGACCCCATTCTTGGCGAATGATATAGCGGAAAGAGATCCCACTCGGGGAAGAGAAAACCCCCCGAATACAAAATGGTCATATTACACTGAGGCAAGTTTGACCATTCCGGTTCCCTGTACGGAGGAGCGACTAAAATTCAAATTAACAGCTGGATATTGGAAGATCCGAAACTATAGTTTCCTTTCTTATGCACGATATATGGCGGGTGTGACTTACCTTACGCCAAAAAGTTTTGGGGAACTCCTTCTTTCAGCCAATGCTGAAACAACCTCAGCAAAGGACCTCTTTTGGACAAACACGAACGAAGCTGGAAAACAGTTTCGTTTGGGTAAGAACAAGTTTTGGGTTGGGATTGCAAAAGAATTTTAG
- a CDS encoding phosphoribosylaminoimidazolesuccinocarboxamide synthase yields MITISRNRLLNEFTQPRRRQLIDGVGKTIYDGPEPETHVLYFKDEVAITNQVVTVNGKGILNNRISELLMSRLNELGIDTHYIRTLNMREQLVHTTESMPFVVTLHNVASGAFARRLGLEEGMPFSKPILEFSLRSEELDNPVVAAEHLTALGWSRFEEIDDIILTSQRINDFMSGQFLALNMRLISFTLDFGRFYGTDQMDSQIMITDDLCPDTCNILDLTTGMRLDRQGIEDNPAHAEGIYQEVARRFGVLSLEAPENNQPGPSQDIFVQKKPLKKKSLKQRKKPHGHNSL; encoded by the coding sequence ATGATCACTATTTCCCGTAATCGTTTACTGAATGAGTTCACACAACCCCGCCGCCGTCAATTAATTGATGGTGTGGGGAAGACTATTTATGACGGACCGGAGCCCGAGACACACGTTTTGTACTTTAAAGACGAGGTTGCTATTACAAATCAGGTCGTCACCGTCAATGGCAAAGGCATTCTCAACAATCGTATTTCTGAACTCTTAATGTCACGCTTGAATGAATTGGGTATTGATACGCACTACATTCGCACTCTCAATATGCGTGAACAGTTGGTGCATACGACGGAGTCCATGCCGTTTGTTGTAACCCTTCATAACGTTGCCTCAGGAGCCTTTGCAAGACGCCTTGGTTTAGAAGAAGGGATGCCCTTTTCAAAACCTATCCTCGAGTTTTCCTTGCGTTCTGAAGAGCTGGACAATCCAGTGGTTGCAGCCGAACATTTAACAGCACTGGGCTGGAGTCGCTTTGAAGAAATTGACGATATTATCCTCACTTCACAGAGAATAAATGACTTTATGAGTGGTCAATTTTTAGCCCTCAACATGCGTCTAATCAGCTTCACCCTTGATTTTGGTCGCTTCTATGGCACAGACCAGATGGATTCACAAATTATGATTACGGACGACTTATGTCCTGATACCTGTAACATTCTAGACCTGACCACCGGTATGCGCCTAGATCGTCAAGGTATTGAAGATAACCCTGCTCATGCAGAAGGCATTTACCAAGAAGTTGCCCGTCGTTTCGGTGTCCTCAGCTTAGAAGCCCCAGAAAACAATCAACCTGGCCCATCTCAAGATATTTTTGTTCAAAAGAAGCCCCTTAAGAAAAAGAGTCTTAAGCAGAGAAAAAAACCCCATGGCCATAACAGCCTCTGA
- a CDS encoding BolA family transcriptional regulator, with the protein MAITASEIKKFIQAAIPDATLTIEDLAGDGDHYAVHVISPAFASKSRIQQHQMVYEALGGRVGEQLHALSIKTSVPPVTPSLTIVESES; encoded by the coding sequence ATGGCCATAACAGCCTCTGAAATCAAGAAATTCATACAAGCTGCGATTCCCGATGCCACATTAACGATCGAGGATTTAGCGGGGGATGGGGACCACTATGCCGTCCACGTGATCTCACCAGCATTTGCCTCCAAAAGTCGCATACAACAACACCAAATGGTTTATGAAGCATTGGGAGGGCGCGTTGGAGAACAGCTTCACGCCTTATCTATAAAAACATCTGTACCCCCTGTAACACCGTCCCTAACTATTGTAGAAAGTGAGTCCTAA
- the grxD gene encoding Grx4 family monothiol glutaredoxin — protein MADQATLDLIQAYITENSVVLYMKGTAEMPQCGFSSIVVQLLTELEVPFKIVNVLNDPNIRNGIKKFSNWPTIPQLYIMGEFVGGCDIVKEMYQNGELQALLKSKQILAA, from the coding sequence ATGGCCGATCAAGCCACCCTCGATCTAATCCAAGCCTATATTACTGAAAACTCTGTTGTTCTCTATATGAAGGGCACCGCAGAAATGCCGCAATGTGGCTTTTCTTCCATTGTCGTACAACTCCTCACAGAGCTTGAGGTACCTTTCAAAATCGTCAATGTGTTGAATGACCCCAATATCCGCAACGGCATTAAAAAATTCAGCAACTGGCCAACCATTCCACAATTGTATATCATGGGTGAGTTTGTTGGTGGTTGTGATATTGTGAAAGAAATGTACCAAAATGGGGAATTACAAGCCCTCTTAAAGAGCAAACAAATCCTCGCCGCTTGA
- a CDS encoding TldD/PmbA family protein, whose product MIQDPWNTVSTKLLQEIKEGESLALSLSAEDSFFVRMTQAKVRQSLEVQQGFVELSYFKNKRNVKMNVPFTFQPETDLMVCREALQRCRLEVEHLPEDPFLQLPTEKGQFFQESSQKVDRYSLVNAALEKVQGTDFVGILAAGESVRANSNSKGLNQWFMTSTFSLDFSFYTQNQQAVKGLYGGRQWQDNVFDALIQKKLYQLEQLSHPLRTLERKKYRTYFSPSAVATLLEAISGMGVASRDAYQNGQCALKKLVDGQSALSPYFTLRENFTGGEIPPFNQRGEIAPEILSIVEGGQFRNLLCSSRSATEYGLESNFAASGESLRSPEILPGHLASDKELEALDTGLYVSDLHYLNWSDIQQGSLTGMTRFGCFWVEGGKIVAPVKDLRFDESLYHFWGPGLVGFTNKAENSPKTGTYYERELGILKAPGMLVNDFTFVL is encoded by the coding sequence ATGATTCAAGACCCTTGGAACACCGTTTCCACTAAGCTCCTGCAAGAAATAAAAGAGGGCGAGTCATTGGCGCTTTCCCTGTCTGCGGAGGATTCCTTTTTTGTGCGCATGACTCAAGCCAAAGTGCGTCAGAGCCTGGAAGTTCAGCAAGGATTTGTGGAGCTTAGTTATTTCAAAAATAAAAGAAATGTGAAGATGAACGTTCCTTTTACTTTCCAGCCGGAAACAGATCTTATGGTTTGTCGAGAGGCCCTTCAGCGGTGTCGACTTGAGGTTGAGCATCTTCCGGAAGATCCCTTCCTTCAATTGCCAACGGAAAAGGGTCAATTCTTTCAAGAATCCAGCCAAAAGGTGGATCGATATTCTTTGGTGAATGCCGCTTTGGAAAAAGTTCAAGGGACGGACTTTGTGGGGATATTGGCTGCCGGTGAGAGTGTTCGGGCAAATTCAAACTCGAAGGGGTTGAATCAATGGTTTATGACCTCAACGTTTTCCTTGGATTTTTCCTTTTATACGCAAAATCAGCAGGCGGTGAAAGGTCTCTATGGGGGCCGACAATGGCAGGATAACGTGTTTGATGCGCTGATTCAAAAAAAACTATATCAACTAGAGCAATTGAGTCATCCATTGAGAACTTTAGAGCGAAAAAAGTATCGCACCTATTTTAGTCCATCGGCGGTTGCCACGCTTCTCGAGGCGATTTCGGGCATGGGGGTTGCGAGTCGTGACGCCTATCAAAATGGTCAATGTGCTTTAAAGAAGCTCGTGGATGGACAAAGTGCTCTCTCTCCTTATTTTACCCTTCGTGAAAATTTTACGGGCGGCGAAATTCCGCCTTTCAATCAACGAGGCGAAATCGCTCCTGAGATCTTGTCCATTGTGGAGGGAGGCCAATTTCGGAATCTGCTCTGTTCGTCGCGGTCTGCTACAGAATATGGTTTAGAGTCCAACTTTGCTGCTTCCGGCGAAAGTTTGCGCAGCCCAGAAATTTTACCCGGCCATCTTGCTTCTGATAAAGAATTGGAGGCCTTGGATACGGGTCTGTATGTTTCCGATTTACATTATTTGAATTGGAGTGATATCCAGCAGGGGAGTCTGACCGGAATGACCCGTTTTGGGTGTTTTTGGGTGGAAGGTGGTAAGATCGTGGCACCGGTCAAGGATTTGCGGTTTGACGAATCCTTGTATCACTTTTGGGGTCCAGGATTGGTCGGATTTACAAACAAAGCAGAAAATTCCCCAAAAACGGGAACTTATTATGAGCGGGAGCTCGGCATCCTTAAGGCCCCCGGCATGCTGGTAAATGACTTCACATTTGTGTTGTAG
- a CDS encoding TldD/PmbA family protein: MLDLQHLLSSLDIQADWVGLRLVKEHMTVRFARNGNLDPLSISHDVGMMVEVLIQGQFAYAGTSDLSLDGVKKAARRAVEQAKRLAKYQLFPFDPSLRPPSTGSYKSPTQSSAKVSKSPLNELAVEISCLLKMNDKIINTEAMFMSIEEDMSFVSSNGANFTQTFQKRGVQLLATAQEGNIIQTRTNGFRVAQAGDEFFEEALLKEQATRIAAEAIELSHCDVCPTGVYDLLLMPDQLYLQIHESIGHPLELDRILGDERNYAGWSFIKPQDFGTLQYGSDLLNVTFDPGVPHELASYQYDDNGAPATRQYLIKEGQLLRGIGGLESQRRSKLPGVSSAKGYSWNRTPIDRIANINIEPGSSSLDEMIAATERGVLMKTNKSWSIDDYRNKFQFGCEYGQVIENGKLTKTVRNPNYRGITTPFWKGLKMVGDHADYEIHGSMYCGKGEPNQLMRVGHATPPCLFTDVEVFGGGA, encoded by the coding sequence ATGCTAGATTTACAACACCTTCTGTCCTCTCTTGATATTCAAGCGGATTGGGTAGGTTTACGACTTGTTAAAGAACATATGACGGTCCGGTTTGCGCGCAACGGAAATCTTGATCCCTTATCAATAAGCCACGATGTTGGCATGATGGTTGAAGTGTTGATTCAAGGACAGTTTGCCTATGCGGGGACTAGTGACCTTTCTCTAGACGGGGTGAAAAAGGCCGCAAGACGAGCTGTTGAACAAGCTAAAAGGCTTGCCAAGTATCAACTATTTCCCTTTGATCCTTCCCTACGGCCCCCGTCGACAGGTAGTTATAAAAGCCCAACTCAATCTTCTGCAAAGGTCTCAAAAAGCCCTCTAAATGAGTTGGCTGTTGAGATTTCTTGCCTGTTAAAGATGAATGACAAGATCATTAATACAGAAGCGATGTTTATGTCGATTGAAGAAGATATGTCGTTTGTCAGTTCAAACGGGGCAAATTTTACTCAAACCTTTCAAAAGCGCGGCGTTCAACTGCTTGCCACAGCTCAAGAGGGAAACATTATCCAAACGAGAACGAATGGCTTTCGGGTAGCCCAAGCAGGAGATGAGTTTTTTGAGGAAGCTCTATTAAAAGAACAAGCGACCCGCATTGCGGCGGAAGCTATTGAATTATCTCACTGTGATGTGTGTCCGACGGGCGTCTATGACCTGCTTCTGATGCCGGATCAATTGTATCTACAAATTCATGAATCCATCGGCCACCCTTTGGAATTAGATCGTATCCTTGGGGATGAGCGCAATTATGCAGGGTGGAGTTTTATCAAACCCCAAGATTTTGGGACGCTGCAGTATGGTTCAGATCTTCTCAATGTGACCTTCGACCCTGGGGTGCCTCACGAATTGGCCAGCTATCAATATGATGACAATGGGGCTCCAGCGACACGTCAGTACCTTATTAAGGAAGGGCAGTTGTTGAGAGGAATTGGGGGGCTAGAAAGTCAGCGCAGATCAAAGCTTCCTGGCGTTTCTTCAGCCAAGGGGTATTCGTGGAATCGCACGCCCATCGATCGCATTGCCAATATCAACATTGAACCAGGATCCTCAAGTCTTGACGAGATGATTGCCGCGACCGAGCGGGGCGTGTTGATGAAAACCAATAAATCCTGGTCGATTGATGATTATCGAAACAAATTTCAATTTGGTTGTGAGTATGGTCAAGTGATCGAGAATGGCAAGCTCACTAAAACTGTTCGAAATCCGAATTATAGGGGCATTACAACCCCCTTTTGGAAAGGGTTGAAAATGGTGGGCGATCATGCGGATTATGAAATTCATGGTAGTATGTACTGCGGGAAGGGGGAGCCCAACCAATTGATGCGCGTAGGGCACGCAACCCCTCCCTGTTTATTCACAGATGTAGAAGTATTTGGGGGAGGCGCGTGA
- a CDS encoding DUF3309 domain-containing protein encodes MRAVLLIVLILVIIGALPTWPHAQTWGYYPSGGGGILLIIIIILLITGRL; translated from the coding sequence ATGAGAGCTGTATTATTAATCGTGCTCATCTTGGTCATAATTGGTGCTTTGCCAACGTGGCCACATGCTCAAACATGGGGATATTATCCCAGTGGTGGGGGCGGAATTCTGCTGATAATAATTATTATTTTGCTTATAACGGGGCGTTTATAA
- a CDS encoding CsbD family protein produces the protein MASNALLGTTTPQAAPLLRTENRDKNDSTFPVVNVDIIQGRWEEIKGKIKKRWGKITDDDLLQIEGSFQEIHGVLQTKYGYDKIRSEKEIKKFLKENNINHNEGCEVKLDTP, from the coding sequence ATGGCATCCAACGCACTCCTGGGGACAACAACCCCTCAAGCCGCACCTCTACTAAGAACAGAGAATAGGGATAAAAATGACTCAACATTCCCTGTCGTTAATGTGGATATTATCCAAGGTCGCTGGGAAGAAATAAAAGGGAAAATAAAAAAAAGGTGGGGGAAAATAACGGATGATGACCTTCTTCAAATAGAGGGCTCTTTCCAAGAAATTCATGGAGTGCTGCAAACAAAGTACGGTTATGATAAGATCCGCTCTGAAAAAGAGATCAAAAAATTCCTAAAGGAGAACAATATAAATCACAACGAAGGTTGCGAAGTTAAACTTGATACTCCGTAG
- a CDS encoding response regulator, whose amino-acid sequence MKNFKPLNEHIGKQIKDRRKRAAMTLSDLAQKLEISIPQVENYERGINRTPVETLYKLSQIFKVSLDFFFQDFNYNAHLTAKFLDSGTISLSNHKEINILLVEDNPGDEFIIRKFIQESSNPSNIFAVHDGQQALELLRSEQHTPLFVRADIIILDLNIPKMNGQMLLKEIKRDSRIQDIPVIVITNSLKCEEMIEVYRKHASGYICKSGDLEHFKSQIQALIHYWSFAVVLPRLNSLNHDLSRVEIDSNVTVHI is encoded by the coding sequence GTGAAGAATTTCAAGCCACTGAATGAACATATTGGCAAACAGATAAAGGATCGTCGGAAAAGAGCGGCTATGACGCTCTCTGACCTGGCACAAAAATTAGAAATTTCTATTCCTCAGGTTGAAAATTATGAACGGGGTATTAATAGGACACCTGTGGAAACTCTCTATAAACTGAGCCAGATATTTAAAGTCTCTCTCGATTTCTTCTTCCAGGATTTTAATTATAATGCACACTTAACCGCAAAATTTTTGGATTCGGGCACCATTTCGTTATCGAACCATAAAGAAATAAATATTCTACTGGTTGAAGATAATCCAGGTGATGAATTCATCATTAGGAAGTTTATACAAGAGTCTTCCAACCCAAGCAATATTTTTGCCGTACATGATGGCCAACAAGCCTTAGAACTCTTGCGCAGTGAACAGCATACCCCCCTTTTCGTAAGAGCTGATATTATCATCCTTGATCTTAATATCCCAAAAATGAACGGCCAAATGTTGCTTAAAGAGATAAAACGAGATTCAAGAATTCAGGACATTCCTGTAATCGTTATCACAAACAGCCTAAAATGCGAGGAAATGATTGAAGTATACCGAAAGCATGCGAGTGGCTACATTTGTAAATCTGGCGACCTTGAGCACTTTAAAAGTCAGATTCAAGCACTCATTCATTATTGGTCGTTTGCAGTAGTTCTTCCAAGACTCAACTCATTGAATCATGACTTGAGTCGTGTTGAAATCGATAGCAATGTCACTGTACATATATAG
- a CDS encoding PAS domain-containing protein, translating into MKFSENPPIVVGIGASAGGLENIKDLLSSMPTDTGMAFVVLQHLAPDYESLSSLILARCTQMTVTEIKESMHIEPNQVYVLPPNKLLKISGDVLHLNPAKNTKGVRTTIDVFFSSLAKTQQHRAIGVILSGTGTDGGIGCESINDNGGIVITLDPSTTEFGSMPQNVISMGLADYILPIEQMTDVLIKHSTNSLVSTNHPIDMESHNYGVSDKDSSDLVLILNLLRAQTKDDFSSYKKPSVKRRIQRRVEANGLKCFFEYYQFLQNHPTEAKKLRKDLMIRMSSFFRNPNSFEALIEEISPNLIVDSDLPFRVWVPGCSTGEEAYSLAILLMERCSLLNINRDIQIFATDIDEEALEMARKGTYSSNIQRAMSETRLSHYFDKEGKSYVVKNNIRSKVLFIQHNVLSDIPFSKLDLVSCRNLFIYLELDMQKEIIKLFHFALEKNGYLFLGGSESLSRENTQFDLISKKHHIYKRITSSLGERITTTIRNSHRLSTSQSSPRPFLLPQAHRTFFERAKQQLLDEYVPASVLINIKYEVLYFFGPTNQYLKIPEGSPSQNLLMMARSGLAGKIKKAVQTLLQSKKTSVIDSTYVEDTDEPCWVEFKASILKKTPSENLFIITFKEKEISLAPATYEKGLKSKFLIKTLECELKDARAYLQNTIEDLKESNEELKIYNEEIISINEEFQSTNEEMETSKEELQSLNEELTVVNSQLQEKIEEQEKTNNDLINLLRSTDIATIFLDHKLCLKRYTPAAVKMFNLRDSDLGRPLKDLTMRFVDPNLMNDAKKILLESESIELEVETEEKDWYLRKCSAYITADGNISGVIITFANVTRIKILQLEAQIHEQKFQEIFDTLPICIAYVDCNLKYHFSNKSYEKRIGLTSDKLLHQTIKSHASGEVYGVIKPHINKVLSGHIAKFNNKTISPSKDIHCEEIVLLPDIKENLKSKGFFILIFDVTDRQRAAISFLKAVIDISPHPICVVDDHDRYVIVNKAFCEKSGKSEAELLGRTPHEIYPNRVANIIIKENDKAILNGSFSCKTTLFTTNPTEIYMVHKKPFEGEDSEKYIVCSFQDVTEIINSKTKLQKMVHKLKNANEELKDFAHICSHDLQEPARIVYSFAKLFSERFKDTIDEEGKKYLHYILDGSQRMQKMIETTLAYAKISNEDPILAPVNCAILVARIIEELKPSIDEYNVNITYDKLPIIIGDHFKFYHLYLNLISNSVKFRRTKQSKIHIGVKPYRSGYTFFVQDNGIGFDMEFKGRLFKLFGKLNKSEDYPGVGIGLAICKRIVEDSGGKIWVESELGTGTTFYFNIPQKKGLTIK; encoded by the coding sequence ATGAAATTTTCTGAAAATCCACCGATTGTAGTTGGAATTGGAGCCTCTGCAGGTGGGCTCGAAAACATTAAAGATCTTCTCTCATCAATGCCTACTGACACAGGAATGGCATTTGTCGTGCTTCAGCACCTTGCCCCCGACTATGAAAGTTTATCTTCTTTAATCTTGGCTCGCTGTACTCAGATGACTGTAACCGAAATTAAGGAAAGTATGCACATAGAACCAAACCAGGTATACGTCTTACCCCCCAACAAGCTTCTCAAAATCTCAGGTGACGTATTGCACCTTAACCCAGCAAAAAACACAAAAGGTGTTAGAACGACAATTGATGTTTTTTTTAGTTCTTTGGCAAAAACTCAACAACACAGAGCAATTGGCGTTATTCTCTCTGGCACTGGCACAGATGGAGGAATAGGTTGTGAGTCCATAAATGACAATGGAGGCATCGTAATTACGCTAGACCCATCGACCACAGAATTCGGAAGCATGCCTCAAAATGTGATCTCTATGGGGTTGGCAGATTATATTCTACCCATTGAGCAGATGACCGATGTTTTGATCAAACATAGTACTAACTCTTTAGTTAGTACAAACCATCCTATAGATATGGAAAGTCATAATTATGGAGTGAGCGATAAGGATAGTAGCGACCTCGTTCTTATTTTAAATCTCCTCCGAGCCCAAACGAAAGATGATTTTTCATCCTATAAAAAGCCAAGTGTCAAAAGACGTATTCAAAGACGCGTCGAAGCCAATGGCCTTAAATGTTTCTTTGAATACTACCAGTTTTTACAAAATCACCCTACTGAAGCAAAAAAGCTGCGTAAGGACTTAATGATTCGAATGAGCAGTTTCTTTCGTAATCCTAATAGTTTTGAGGCCCTCATAGAGGAGATAAGTCCAAACCTTATTGTCGATTCAGATCTCCCTTTTCGAGTATGGGTCCCTGGATGCTCAACCGGTGAAGAAGCATATTCTCTGGCAATATTATTGATGGAAAGATGCTCCCTTCTAAATATCAATAGAGATATACAAATTTTTGCGACAGATATTGATGAGGAAGCTCTTGAGATGGCCCGCAAAGGAACCTATTCCAGCAATATCCAGCGCGCTATGTCTGAGACACGTCTGTCGCATTATTTTGATAAGGAAGGAAAGTCTTATGTTGTTAAAAACAACATTCGGTCAAAAGTATTGTTCATTCAACATAATGTTTTGAGTGATATTCCTTTTTCTAAGCTTGATCTTGTTTCGTGCCGTAATCTTTTTATCTATCTTGAACTAGATATGCAGAAGGAAATCATAAAACTCTTTCATTTTGCATTAGAAAAAAATGGATATTTATTCTTAGGAGGCTCAGAAAGTCTGAGTAGAGAAAATACCCAATTTGATTTGATATCAAAAAAACATCATATCTATAAACGTATTACATCATCTTTGGGAGAAAGGATTACTACTACCATCCGCAATTCCCATAGATTAAGCACATCTCAAAGTTCGCCCCGGCCATTTCTTTTGCCGCAAGCCCATCGTACCTTCTTTGAACGGGCAAAACAGCAGCTTCTTGATGAGTATGTACCCGCTTCAGTTCTTATTAATATTAAATATGAAGTCTTGTATTTCTTTGGACCAACTAACCAATATCTCAAGATTCCTGAGGGTTCTCCCAGTCAAAATCTGCTGATGATGGCACGCAGTGGTCTAGCAGGAAAAATAAAGAAAGCTGTTCAAACTCTTCTTCAAAGTAAGAAAACTTCCGTGATAGACAGCACATACGTAGAAGACACAGATGAGCCATGTTGGGTCGAGTTTAAAGCATCAATCCTTAAGAAAACCCCAAGTGAAAATCTCTTTATCATTACTTTCAAGGAGAAGGAAATATCTCTGGCGCCCGCAACTTATGAAAAGGGATTAAAGAGTAAGTTCTTGATCAAAACTCTTGAATGTGAGTTGAAGGATGCGAGGGCATACCTACAAAATACGATTGAAGATCTGAAGGAATCCAACGAAGAGCTTAAGATCTACAACGAGGAAATTATATCTATAAATGAGGAGTTTCAATCTACAAACGAAGAAATGGAAACCTCAAAGGAAGAACTGCAGTCTCTCAACGAAGAGTTGACCGTGGTAAATTCTCAGCTTCAAGAAAAGATAGAAGAGCAAGAAAAAACCAACAATGATTTAATCAACTTACTCAGAAGCACAGATATAGCAACAATATTTTTAGATCATAAACTATGTCTCAAACGCTATACACCCGCAGCTGTCAAAATGTTTAACTTAAGAGACTCTGATTTGGGTCGTCCTCTCAAAGATCTTACCATGCGCTTTGTCGACCCTAATTTGATGAATGATGCTAAGAAAATATTGTTGGAAAGTGAATCAATTGAGCTGGAAGTTGAGACAGAGGAAAAGGATTGGTACTTGAGAAAATGTAGTGCTTATATAACAGCTGATGGTAACATTTCTGGCGTTATTATTACCTTTGCCAATGTGACACGCATTAAGATACTCCAACTTGAGGCACAGATTCATGAACAAAAATTTCAAGAAATATTTGACACCTTGCCGATCTGCATTGCCTATGTTGATTGCAATTTGAAATATCATTTTAGCAATAAATCCTATGAGAAACGGATAGGTCTTACTTCTGATAAACTTCTGCATCAAACTATAAAATCGCATGCATCTGGCGAAGTCTATGGCGTTATTAAACCCCATATCAATAAAGTCCTCTCAGGTCATATCGCAAAATTTAATAACAAGACCATATCCCCCTCAAAAGATATACATTGTGAAGAAATTGTCCTTCTACCTGACATTAAGGAAAATTTGAAGTCCAAAGGCTTTTTCATCCTCATCTTCGACGTTACTGACCGTCAACGTGCAGCCATCTCATTTTTAAAAGCTGTTATTGACATATCCCCTCATCCGATATGTGTAGTAGATGACCATGATCGTTATGTGATTGTGAACAAAGCATTTTGTGAAAAGTCTGGAAAATCAGAAGCGGAATTACTTGGTCGTACCCCCCATGAAATTTACCCGAATCGCGTAGCCAATATCATTATTAAAGAAAATGATAAAGCAATACTAAATGGCTCTTTTTCTTGTAAAACAACTCTCTTTACCACGAATCCGACAGAGATATACATGGTTCACAAGAAGCCTTTTGAAGGTGAGGATTCTGAAAAATATATAGTATGTAGCTTCCAAGATGTAACAGAAATTATTAATTCAAAGACTAAATTACAAAAAATGGTCCATAAATTAAAAAATGCTAATGAAGAACTCAAAGATTTTGCACATATATGTTCTCACGATTTACAAGAACCAGCGCGTATTGTTTATAGTTTTGCAAAATTGTTTTCTGAAAGGTTTAAAGATACCATCGATGAAGAAGGTAAAAAATATCTCCATTATATTCTGGATGGCTCTCAACGCATGCAAAAGATGATCGAGACGACGCTTGCCTATGCTAAAATATCAAATGAAGATCCAATTCTGGCTCCCGTTAACTGTGCGATACTCGTCGCAAGAATAATTGAGGAATTGAAGCCATCTATTGATGAATATAATGTAAACATCACTTATGATAAACTTCCAATTATTATCGGTGACCATTTCAAATTTTATCATCTATACCTGAACTTAATTTCTAACTCCGTCAAATTTAGACGGACAAAACAATCTAAAATTCATATTGGGGTCAAACCCTATAGATCAGGATATACCTTCTTTGTTCAGGACAATGGGATAGGCTTTGATATGGAATTTAAAGGGAGACTCTTTAAACTGTTTGGGAAACTAAACAAATCAGAAGATTATCCAGGTGTGGGGATTGGGTTGGCAATTTGCAAAAGAATCGTCGAAGATAGCGGTGGTAAAATTTGGGTAGAGTCAGAACTTGGAACAGGCACAACCTTCTACTTTAATATACCCCAGAAAAAAGGACTTACAATTAAATAG